A genomic stretch from Pontivivens ytuae includes:
- a CDS encoding ABC transporter ATP-binding protein codes for MGILTLQNVSKGYGGTPVLKDISLDVAEGEFVAVLGFSGTGKTTLMNLLAGLELPDAGAVTFRDAPVEGPGPERGLVFQSYSLMPWLTVKGNVALAVDAVHAKKPKGEKAELVTRYIDMVGLSHAVDRRPAELSGGMRQRVAVARALAMQPEVLLLDEPLSALDALTRANLQDEIEAISRIEKKTIVLITNDVDEAILLADRIVPLNPDGTLGEAFEVNIPHPRERTAMNADPVFKSLRGKVTQYLMQVGIDAKAEGTRTLPDVTAIHHMAPKAYREAAISLTDDRYLQFSQVHKVYPTPKGPLTVVEDFELTLKKGEFVSVIGHSGCGKSTALTMAAGLNEISKGAIILDGKHVEGADPERAVVFQAPSLFPWLTARENVAIGVDRVYPKASQAERQEVVEYYLERVGLADAMHKQASELSNGMKQRVGIARAFALSPKLLLLDEPFGMLDSLTRWELQEVLMEVWSRTQVTTICVTHDVDEAVLLSDRVVMMTNGPRATIGKIMDVDLPRPRTRKALLDHPDYYTYRGEVLQFLEDYEHGHQKKADAA; via the coding sequence ATGGGGATCCTGACGCTTCAGAATGTCTCCAAGGGCTATGGCGGGACGCCGGTCCTGAAGGACATCAGCCTCGACGTGGCCGAGGGCGAGTTCGTGGCGGTGCTGGGTTTCTCCGGCACGGGCAAGACCACGCTGATGAACCTGCTCGCCGGGCTGGAACTGCCGGATGCGGGGGCGGTGACCTTCCGCGACGCGCCGGTCGAGGGGCCGGGGCCGGAGCGGGGCCTGGTCTTCCAGTCCTACTCGCTGATGCCGTGGCTGACGGTGAAGGGCAACGTCGCACTGGCCGTGGACGCGGTGCACGCCAAGAAGCCCAAGGGCGAGAAGGCGGAACTGGTCACCAGATATATCGATATGGTGGGCCTCTCCCACGCGGTCGATCGGCGTCCGGCGGAGCTTTCGGGGGGCATGCGCCAGCGCGTCGCGGTGGCGCGCGCGCTGGCGATGCAGCCCGAGGTCCTGCTGCTCGACGAGCCTCTCTCCGCGCTCGATGCGCTGACGCGGGCCAACCTGCAGGACGAGATCGAGGCGATCAGCCGGATCGAGAAGAAGACCATCGTTCTGATCACCAACGACGTGGACGAGGCGATCCTGCTCGCCGACCGCATCGTGCCGCTGAACCCCGACGGCACGCTGGGCGAGGCGTTCGAGGTCAACATCCCGCATCCGCGCGAGCGCACGGCGATGAATGCCGACCCGGTGTTCAAGAGCCTGCGGGGCAAGGTCACGCAGTACCTGATGCAGGTCGGGATCGATGCGAAGGCCGAAGGGACGCGCACGCTGCCAGACGTCACCGCGATCCACCACATGGCGCCGAAGGCGTACCGGGAGGCCGCGATCTCACTGACCGATGACCGCTATCTCCAGTTCTCTCAGGTCCACAAGGTCTATCCGACGCCCAAGGGGCCGCTGACCGTGGTCGAGGATTTCGAGCTGACGCTGAAGAAGGGCGAGTTCGTCTCGGTCATCGGGCATTCGGGCTGCGGCAAGTCCACGGCGCTGACCATGGCGGCGGGGCTCAACGAGATCTCCAAGGGTGCGATCATCCTCGACGGCAAGCACGTGGAGGGCGCGGATCCGGAGCGGGCGGTGGTGTTCCAGGCGCCTTCGCTGTTCCCGTGGCTAACGGCGCGGGAGAACGTGGCGATCGGTGTGGACCGGGTCTACCCGAAGGCGAGCCAGGCCGAGCGGCAGGAGGTGGTGGAATACTACCTCGAACGGGTCGGGCTGGCGGATGCGATGCACAAGCAGGCCTCCGAACTGTCCAACGGGATGAAGCAGCGGGTGGGGATCGCGCGGGCCTTTGCGCTCAGCCCCAAGCTGCTGTTGCTTGATGAGCCCTTTGGGATGCTCGACAGCCTCACGCGCTGGGAGTTGCAGGAAGTGCTGATGGAGGTGTGGAGCCGCACGCAGGTCACGACGATCTGCGTCACGCATGACGTGGACGAGGCGGTTCTCTTGAGCGACCGGGTGGTGATGATGACCAACGGGCCGCGGGCGACGATCGGCAAGATCATGGACGTGGACCTGCCGCGGCCGCGGACGCGCAAGGCGCTGCTCGATCACCCCGACTACTACACCTATCGCGGCGAGGTGCTGCAGTTCCTGGAGGACTACGAGCACGGCCACCAGAAGAAGGCGGACGCGGCATGA
- the nirD gene encoding nitrite reductase small subunit NirD — MSDFVDIGHLDDIPPEGARVVKTPLGCIAVFRTSEDEVFALDDRCPHKGGPLSNGIQHGRSVTCPLHNWVISLETGQAEGADEGSVATWAVKVEGGRILLDRSRFSRAVAAE; from the coding sequence ATGAGTGATTTCGTGGATATCGGGCATCTCGACGACATTCCGCCGGAGGGCGCGCGGGTGGTGAAGACGCCGCTCGGCTGCATAGCGGTGTTTCGGACGTCGGAGGATGAAGTCTTCGCACTCGACGATCGGTGCCCGCACAAGGGCGGGCCGCTCTCGAACGGGATCCAGCACGGGCGATCGGTGACCTGCCCGCTGCATAACTGGGTGATCTCGCTGGAGACCGGACAGGCGGAGGGGGCTGATGAGGGCTCCGTCGCGACCTGGGCGGTGAAGGTCGAGGGCGGGCGGATCCTGCTGGATCGGTCGCGGTTCTCCCGGGCGGTGGCGGCGGAATGA
- the nirB gene encoding nitrite reductase large subunit NirB: protein MKRLVVIGAGMASGRMLEHLFEREAGYEVTLFGAEPRGNYNRIMLSPVLSGEKSYDEIVTHDADWYAGNGVTCRFGERVEGVDPDRKVVVTASGETAYDKLVIATGSDPFIIPVPGADLPGVMAYRDLDDVERMQGYAAKGGRAVVIGGGLLGLEAAAGLKARGMDVTVVHLAGHLMERQLDPAAGYLLERELRSRGIEVLTEANTAELRGTDHVEAVLLKDGRIIETDMVCMAVGIRPACALGREAGLAVNRGIVVDDAMVTSDPDVLALGECVEHRGQLFGLVAPLYDQAKVAAATLAGEAAAFDPPQVSTKLKVTGVDLFSAGDFAEGEDREEIVFRDAARGVYKRLVLEEDRIVGVVMYGETADGAWFLDKLRSREDISDGRDTLIFGPNFAGGAPVDPMAAVAALPDDAEICGCNGVSKGTIMAAIAGGAGSLAEVTALTKASTSCGSCAGLTAQVVALGLGDGFVIPAEAGMCGCTDHTHEDVRRLIVADGMKAIPEVMQKLHWKSSGGCAKCRPALNYYLLCAWPEEYADHAQSRFINERVHANIQKDGTYSVVPRMWGGITTPDELRAIADAADKYAVPTVKVTGGQRIDLLGVQKEDLPAIWADLNAAGMVSGHAYAKGLRTVKTCVGTDHCRFGTQDSTGLGIRIEKALWGAWSPHKFKLAVSGCPRNCAEATCKDFGVVCVSEGYQLHVGGAAGMEVKPTQLLCTVATEDEAVEYCAAFYQLYREGARYLDRPWKWIDRVGLDHVKEKVVEDAESREALAARFFHSQTFFQHDPWAERANGKDAHEFMPMADLTRVAAE from the coding sequence ATGAAGCGGCTGGTCGTGATCGGGGCCGGGATGGCCTCGGGCCGGATGCTGGAGCATCTGTTCGAGCGGGAGGCGGGCTACGAGGTGACGCTCTTCGGGGCGGAGCCGCGGGGCAACTACAACCGCATCATGCTCTCCCCCGTTTTGTCGGGCGAGAAGAGCTATGACGAGATCGTCACCCATGATGCCGACTGGTACGCCGGCAACGGCGTGACCTGCCGCTTCGGCGAGCGGGTCGAGGGGGTGGATCCCGACCGCAAGGTGGTGGTGACGGCTTCGGGCGAGACGGCCTACGACAAGCTGGTGATCGCCACGGGCTCGGACCCGTTCATCATCCCGGTGCCGGGCGCGGACCTGCCGGGCGTGATGGCTTACCGCGATCTCGACGACGTGGAGCGCATGCAGGGCTATGCCGCGAAGGGCGGCCGGGCCGTGGTGATCGGCGGCGGTCTGCTGGGGCTGGAGGCCGCGGCGGGGCTGAAGGCGCGGGGCATGGACGTCACCGTCGTGCATCTGGCCGGGCACCTGATGGAGCGGCAGCTCGATCCGGCGGCGGGGTATCTTTTGGAGCGGGAGTTGCGCAGCCGGGGCATCGAGGTGCTGACCGAGGCGAATACCGCGGAGCTACGCGGCACCGATCACGTCGAGGCGGTGCTCCTGAAGGACGGGCGGATCATCGAGACCGACATGGTCTGCATGGCCGTCGGCATCCGCCCGGCCTGTGCGCTGGGTCGGGAGGCGGGACTCGCCGTCAATCGCGGGATCGTCGTGGACGACGCGATGGTGACGAGCGATCCGGACGTGCTGGCGCTCGGCGAATGCGTCGAGCATCGCGGGCAGCTCTTTGGGCTGGTCGCTCCGCTCTACGATCAGGCGAAGGTGGCGGCGGCGACGCTGGCGGGCGAGGCCGCGGCCTTCGACCCGCCGCAGGTCTCCACCAAGCTGAAGGTGACGGGGGTGGACCTCTTCTCCGCCGGGGATTTCGCCGAGGGCGAGGACCGGGAGGAGATCGTGTTCCGCGACGCCGCGCGCGGGGTCTACAAGCGGCTGGTGCTGGAGGAGGACCGCATCGTCGGTGTCGTCATGTACGGTGAGACGGCGGACGGGGCCTGGTTCCTCGACAAGCTGCGCAGCCGCGAGGATATCTCGGACGGCCGCGACACGCTGATCTTCGGCCCGAACTTCGCGGGGGGCGCCCCCGTGGACCCTATGGCGGCCGTTGCAGCCTTGCCGGATGATGCGGAGATCTGCGGCTGCAACGGCGTTTCCAAGGGCACGATCATGGCCGCCATCGCCGGGGGCGCGGGCTCGCTGGCGGAGGTGACGGCGCTGACCAAGGCGTCGACCTCGTGTGGCTCCTGCGCGGGGCTGACGGCGCAGGTCGTGGCGCTGGGCCTCGGCGACGGCTTCGTCATTCCGGCGGAGGCGGGGATGTGCGGCTGCACCGACCATACCCATGAGGACGTGCGCAGGCTGATCGTGGCGGACGGGATGAAGGCGATCCCGGAGGTGATGCAGAAGCTGCATTGGAAGAGCTCCGGCGGCTGCGCGAAATGCCGCCCGGCGCTCAACTACTACCTGCTTTGCGCCTGGCCGGAGGAATACGCGGATCACGCGCAGTCCCGCTTCATCAACGAGCGGGTGCATGCGAACATCCAGAAGGACGGGACCTATTCCGTGGTGCCGCGCATGTGGGGCGGGATCACCACGCCCGACGAGCTGCGCGCCATCGCGGATGCGGCGGACAAGTACGCGGTGCCAACGGTGAAGGTCACGGGCGGGCAGCGGATCGACCTGCTCGGTGTGCAGAAGGAGGATCTGCCGGCGATCTGGGCGGATCTGAACGCGGCGGGCATGGTCTCGGGCCACGCCTATGCCAAGGGGCTGAGGACTGTGAAGACCTGTGTCGGGACCGACCATTGCCGGTTCGGGACGCAGGATTCCACAGGCCTCGGCATTCGGATCGAGAAGGCGCTATGGGGGGCGTGGAGCCCGCACAAGTTCAAGCTCGCCGTGTCGGGCTGTCCGCGGAACTGTGCGGAGGCAACCTGCAAGGATTTCGGCGTGGTCTGCGTGTCGGAGGGCTACCAGCTCCATGTCGGCGGGGCCGCGGGGATGGAGGTGAAGCCGACGCAGCTTCTGTGCACCGTCGCCACGGAGGATGAGGCGGTGGAGTACTGCGCTGCGTTCTACCAGCTCTACCGCGAGGGCGCGCGCTATCTCGACCGGCCGTGGAAGTGGATCGACCGGGTGGGCCTCGACCACGTGAAGGAGAAGGTGGTGGAGGATGCGGAGAGCCGCGAGGCGCTCGCCGCGCGCTTCTTCCACTCGCAGACATTCTTCCAGCACGATCCCTGGGCCGAGCGGGCGAATGGCAAGGACGCGCATGAATTCATGCCGATGGCGGATCTGACACGGGTGGCGGCGGAATGA
- a CDS encoding ABC transporter permease, whose protein sequence is MTAMTDPDTLAVEKEARRERLFTRINKADGTFRVLGLSWITPLLKIMAGDRPGAHLKDIWRMLAVPLIAILCFLALWATLAPRVQTSLGAIPGPQQVWEQVGVLHSDAQREWAREAQFYERLEARNEALREAGQADRIRERTYTGAPTYYSQIWTSLQTVFFGFLIATAVAVPIGIACGLSASFNAAMNPIIQIFKPVSPLAWLPIVTMVVSALYTTQDGWFEKAFLTSAITVTLCSLWPTLINTALGVASIDKDLVNVGRVLKLDTKTRILKLVLPSALPLIFTGLRLSLGVGWMVLIAAEMLAQNPGLGKFVWDEFQNGSSDSLARIMVAVLTIGIIGYLLDRLMYAIQSMFTFSATR, encoded by the coding sequence ATGACCGCCATGACCGACCCCGACACGCTGGCAGTGGAGAAGGAAGCGCGCCGCGAGCGCCTCTTCACCCGGATCAACAAGGCCGATGGCACGTTCCGCGTGCTGGGGCTGAGCTGGATCACGCCGCTTCTGAAGATCATGGCGGGCGACCGGCCCGGCGCGCACCTCAAGGACATCTGGCGGATGCTGGCCGTGCCGCTGATCGCCATCCTGTGCTTTCTGGCTCTGTGGGCGACGCTGGCGCCGCGCGTGCAGACCTCGCTGGGCGCCATTCCGGGGCCGCAGCAGGTGTGGGAGCAGGTCGGCGTCCTGCATTCCGACGCACAGCGTGAATGGGCGCGGGAGGCGCAGTTCTACGAGCGGCTTGAGGCGCGCAACGAGGCGCTGCGCGAGGCCGGGCAGGCCGACCGGATCCGGGAGCGGACCTATACCGGCGCACCGACGTATTACTCGCAGATCTGGACGTCGCTCCAGACCGTCTTCTTCGGCTTCCTGATCGCGACGGCGGTGGCCGTGCCCATCGGGATCGCCTGCGGGCTGTCGGCGAGCTTCAACGCCGCGATGAACCCGATCATCCAGATCTTCAAGCCGGTTAGCCCGCTCGCCTGGCTGCCGATCGTGACCATGGTGGTCTCCGCGCTCTACACCACGCAGGACGGCTGGTTCGAGAAGGCGTTCCTGACCTCGGCCATCACGGTGACGCTGTGTTCGCTGTGGCCGACGCTTATCAACACCGCGCTGGGTGTGGCGAGCATCGACAAGGACCTCGTGAACGTGGGCCGGGTGCTGAAGCTCGACACCAAGACGCGGATCCTGAAGCTGGTGCTGCCGTCGGCGCTGCCGCTGATCTTCACCGGGCTGCGGCTGAGCCTCGGCGTCGGCTGGATGGTGCTGATCGCGGCCGAGATGCTGGCGCAGAACCCGGGCCTGGGCAAATTCGTGTGGGACGAGTTCCAGAACGGCTCCTCCGACAGTCTGGCGCGGATCATGGTGGCGGTGCTCACCATTGGGATCATCGGCTACCTGCTCGACCGGCTGATGTACGCGATACAGTCCATGTTCACCTTCTCGGCGACGCGGTGA